The following is a genomic window from Amycolatopsis acidiphila.
GATGGGTGCGGTGATGGTGGGTACTTTTGCTGCACGGGCGGGGAAAATGATCTCTCGAAAGAACAAGCCCGGTGTCCCTGAATCCGAAACTTCTTGAGGAGTTCCTTGTGTTGAAGAAGATGGGTTTTGTGGCCGCGTCCGCGGCCGCTGGCATGCTGTTGCTGGGCGGCGTCGCGTCGGCGAGCGAATCCCACCACTACCGGGGCGGCGACGACGACCACCAGGTCGGCCTCGTCAACGTGAACAACCTCGACGCGCTGCACAACGTCAACGCCACGGTCGGCTTCTGCCACAACAACGTGAACGTGCTCGGTGTCCAGGTGCCGGTGCAGGACTCGGCCAACGGCATCGGCGTGCCGATCCTGTCGCCGGGCCACAACGGCGCCGCGGGGGAGAACCCCGACAACTGCGCCTCCGGCGGGGTTGAAGACGGCGGCACGAGCCAGGACAACTGACTCCAGACCGTTTCCCGGGGTGACGGTCCGCCCGAACCGTGACCTCCTTGGTCGATGACGCGAGGTGGGACTGGGCCGCATGATCACTCGATCGTGTGCCCGCCCCACCTCGCGCCCATTGGTTGTATCTCACTTCTGTTTCTGATCGTCGACATCTTCAAGGAGTTATTCAGTGCTTAAGAAGGTTGGCTTCGCCGCATTCGCCATCGCCGCTGGTGCGGTCCTGTTCAGCGGCACCGCGTCCGCTTCCGAGTACGGCCACCACTACGACGGTGACACCGACCAGGCCGCGCTCGCGAACCTGAACAACCTGGACCTGGCGCACAACGTCAACGTCACCCCCGGCATCTGCAACGACAACGTGAACGTGCTGGGTGTCCAGGTGCCGGTGCAGCACGTGGCCAACGGCCTCAACGTGCCGGTCCTGTCGCCGGGCCACAACACCGGGGCCGGCGAGAACCCGTACAACTGCGCCTCCTCGGGCGTGGCGGACGGCGGCACCTCGCAGGACAACTGATCCAGGCTCCCGGCTGCCGAACGAAGGTTCCCCGTTCGCGCGCCTGCCGGTGGGTGGAGGGATGCGGGGCCCGGACCTACAGGTCCGGGCCCCGCATCGTATTTCAGCCCAGTTGCGGCTTGCCGTTCTCGAACCGGACGGGCAGCGAGTACATGCCCCGTCCTTTGTGGTCCGCGGTCAGCCAGCCGTGGAAGAAGATGTGGTCCGCCACGACGTCCGCCCCACCGGGACCGTTGACCTGGTTGCCCAGCCCCGCGGTGCTGAGCAGCGGCTGGTCTGCCTTCGTGTACGGGCCTTTCAGCGTGGTCGACGTCGCGTAGCCGGTGTGGTAGTTCGGGCTTTCGTAGGTGTCCGCGGAGTAGAACAGCACATAACCGGAGCCGATCCGCACCAGCGACGGCGCTTCGGTGTCGTTGGCCTCGGTGTCGCGGTCGGCGTGCAGGAGTGGCACGCGGCCACCGACGAGGGTGGTGCCGTCGGTGGCGATCTCCTGCAACCAGATCGTCGTCGGCATCGCGTTGCTCTTGTAGAGCAGATAGTGCGTCCCATCGGAATCTACGAAGGACTGTGGGTCGATGTCGCCGTTGTCCTCCGGCGGGCAGATCAGCGGGGCGTCGTCCGCCGGCTGGAACGGCCCGGCGGGCGACCGGGCCGTCGCGGTGCCGATGCACATCTGGTTGTTCGACGGGAGCTGGCCGGAGAAGTACATGCGGTACTGGCCGTCGTCGGTGCGTCCCACGTCGGGCGCCCAGAAGGCCCCGTCGGGCTTCGCCCAGCGGGGCGCGCGGGCGAGCGCGTCGCGCTGCACCGCCCACGGGCCGTCCGGGTCCCTGGCGAGGGCGTAGGGGATCTTCGCGGAACTGGTGCTGGTGCCGTAGGCGAAGTAGCCGCCGGTCGTCTGCAGCACGGCCGGATCCGGGAAGTCCTGGTTGATCAGCAGTTTCGGGGTGACGGGATCGACGCGCGCGGCACCGGTGGTGAGCAGGGCAGCCACCGCCGCCACGGACAGGGCCCGCAGCCGGCTCTTCTTCATGACCTCACTCGTAGACGACGTACGTCGGCGCGGGACGCAGTGCCAGCACCTCTTCTGGCTTCATCAAGGGAGTTCCGTGCCGGGTGTCCTCGTCGTAGAAGAGCTTGAACCCGGCCTGCACGTGGTCGGGTTTCTGCTTCATCACGAGGTTCCAGGTCGCGATCTTCGCCGCCGCGCTGCCGATGCCGTCGACGACCTTGATCGGCACCACGCCGTCGTGCGGCTTCAGGTCGCCTTCGTCGCGGACGACGGACGTGGCCACCTGGTGGTAGATCATCATCTTGGGCGGCAGGTTGTTCCGGCGCACCAGATCCGAGACGTAGCTGGAGACCTGGTCCAGCACGGCGCCCGAGACGTGCCCGAACTTCTGGCCCGGCCGCACGCCGGGGTCCACCGCCCACTCCGGATCGAGCGCCAGCCCGACGTCGGGTTCGTTCAGCCATCTCTCGAAGGCGCGGACCTCGGTCGGGAAGTCGGCGTGACCCGGTTGGATGTTGAGCAGCAGCATACCTTTCAGCCTGCGCGCCTCGTCCAGATAGGACTGGATGGTGTTGTCGCTCTCGCGGCTGCGGTACATCCCGTCGGCGCCCGGGGTGGAGACCACCCGGGTCGCGATGAGCTCGACGACCGGCTGGATCGGGTGGCCGGTGTGGTACTCGGCGATCTGGCGGGTCAGCTGGTCGCCCGCGCTCTCGAGGTTCCCCGTCATGCGGCCGAGGGCGGGGGCGTTGGGGCCACCGCAGAACCCGATCCGTAGCGGGGTGTCCGCGGTCGACCGGGCGACCGCGAGCGGGGAGGGCGACGCGAGGGAGACCGAGGGGGTGGGCGGCGGCGGGACCGGCACGGGCTTCGGCGACGGAACCGAGACTGGGTTCGCGCGCCCGGCGACGGTCACCATCGGGCCGGCGCAGGCACTCGCCAGACCGCCGACGGCCAGGAGGAGGAACGCCCGACGGCCGACCTTTCCACTCACCCGCTCGCCACCCACGGATCGTGCCCCCTCCGTCACTGCCTGTTCACCGCATCATCCAGGTGCCCAGTTCGTGAAAACTTCACACCTGCTGACGGTGGCTTCGCCCGATAGAAGTAGCGGGACGCCGCCCTCCGGTGACCAGCCGGAACCCCCACAGCTAGTTTCTAGCTATGTCCCGAGCGAACCTCGACAAGGACCCGCACGAGGTCGCCGCCATGTTCGACGGCGTCGCGGGCGGCTACGACCGCGCGAACTCCTTCATGACGTTCGGCTTCGACCGGCGCTGGCGGACCACCACCGCGCGGGCGCTCGACGCCTCGCCCGGCGAGCGGGTGCTCGACCTCGCCGCCGGCACGGGAGTCTCCACCGCCGAGTACGCCCGGGGCGGCGCCTGGTGCCTCGCCGCCGACTTCTCGCTCGGCATGCTTCGCAGCGGCAAGCACCGCGGGGTACCGATGGTCGCCGCGGACGCACTGCACCTGCCGTTCGCCGACGAGAGCTTCGACGCCGCGACGATCACCTTCGGCATCCGCAACTTCGTCGACACCAAGGCCGCGCTGGTCGAGATCGCGCGCGTGGTCAAGCCCGGGGGGCGGCTGGTGATCTGCGAGGTGTCGACCCCGCCGTTCCCGCCGATCCGGTTCCTCTACCGCAGGTTCATCCTGCGCGCGATGACACTGGTGGGCCGCTTCTCCTCGACCAACCCCGAGGCCTACTCCTATCTCGCCGAGTCGATGGCGGCCTGGCCCGACCAGCGCACGCTCGCGCAGACGATCGCGTCCGCCGGCTGGCGCAGCGTGGAATGGATGAACCTCACGTTCGGCGTCGTCGCCATCCATCGCGCGATCAAGCCACCTCTAGACTCGGAGGCATGACAGCTGACGCCCAGGTAATCGTCGTCGGGGCAGGCCCGGCCGGGTCGACCGTGGCCACCTACCTGGCGCGCGCGGGGGTCGACGTCCTGCTGCTGGAGAAGACGGAGTTCCCGCGCGAGAAGGTGTGCGGCGACGGCCTGACCCCGCGCGGCGTCAAGCAACTGATCGACCTGGGCATCGACACCAGCCAGGAGGCGGGCTGGGTGCACAGCCGCGGGCTGCGCATCCTGACCGGCGACCTCACCCTCGAACTCGACTGGCCGGATCTGACGAGCTACCCGCCGTACGGGGTTTCGCGCACCCGGCACGACTTCGACGACCTGCTGGCGAAGATCGCGGTCAAGGCCGGCGCGCGCCTGCAGGAGCGGACCACGGTGACCGGCGCGATCACCGACGAGCGCACCGGGCGCGTGGTCGGTGTCGAGGCGAAGACAGGCCCGGAGAAGACGCCGGTCAGTTACCGGGCGCCGCTCGTGCTGGCCTGCGAC
Proteins encoded in this region:
- a CDS encoding glycoside hydrolase family 43 protein, translated to MKKSRLRALSVAAVAALLTTGAARVDPVTPKLLINQDFPDPAVLQTTGGYFAYGTSTSSAKIPYALARDPDGPWAVQRDALARAPRWAKPDGAFWAPDVGRTDDGQYRMYFSGQLPSNNQMCIGTATARSPAGPFQPADDAPLICPPEDNGDIDPQSFVDSDGTHYLLYKSNAMPTTIWLQEIATDGTTLVGGRVPLLHADRDTEANDTEAPSLVRIGSGYVLFYSADTYESPNYHTGYATSTTLKGPYTKADQPLLSTAGLGNQVNGPGGADVVADHIFFHGWLTADHKGRGMYSLPVRFENGKPQLG
- a CDS encoding demethylmenaquinone methyltransferase; translated protein: MSRANLDKDPHEVAAMFDGVAGGYDRANSFMTFGFDRRWRTTTARALDASPGERVLDLAAGTGVSTAEYARGGAWCLAADFSLGMLRSGKHRGVPMVAADALHLPFADESFDAATITFGIRNFVDTKAALVEIARVVKPGGRLVICEVSTPPFPPIRFLYRRFILRAMTLVGRFSSTNPEAYSYLAESMAAWPDQRTLAQTIASAGWRSVEWMNLTFGVVAIHRAIKPPLDSEA